In the genome of Desulfovibrio sp. JC022, the window ATGCCATCGAACTTCTTGCTCAATTCCCCCATTCAGGCCGCTCTGGACAAGTTGAAGGGACACGAGAGCTTATGATTCCTGATCCATCATACATTCTTATTTACAAAGTGACCGAGCATGTTGAGATAGCCCGAGTTCTCCACATTCACCAAAAATGGTCTTAAATAAGTTCAAGCTCAAATGTGA includes:
- a CDS encoding type II toxin-antitoxin system RelE/ParE family toxin, producing the protein MLIKWANSAHRDIAGILRYFIEIQEKDVGQNLVNRLFYAIELLAQFPHSGRSGQVEGTRELMIPDPSYILIYKVTEHVEIARVLHIHQKWS